The segment ACGAAATTCACGATATTTCGGTGGCGATTGGTGTGGACCCGCATGGCCCCAATGACGAACCGGATTTGTCTGGCCTGCGCTACGGCAAGATATGTATTCTGAGTGATGCGGACGTGGACGGCTCCCATATTCAGGTGCTGCTGCTTACCCTGTTCTTTAAGCATTTCCCCAAGCTCATCGAGGCCGGTCACATTCATGTGGCGCTGCCCCCGCTGTTCCGTGTGGATGTGCCTGCGCGTGGCAAAAAGCCGGCCATCAAGGTCTATGCGCTGGATCAGGGCGAGCTGGAAGCCATCATCGAAAAGTGCGCCAAAGATGGCGTGCCGCGTGAGAAATGTCAGGTCAGCCGCTTCAAGGGCTTGGGCGAGATGAATGCCGAGCAGCTGTGGGAAACCACGCTCAACCCCGACACACGCCGCATGCCCGCAGTGCAGTTCATGAACTTGGACTTTGCCGAGTCAGCTGCCGTTGTCACCAAGCTCATGGGCAAGGGCGAAGCCGCAGCCCGCCGAGAGCTGATGGAGTTACACGGCGACGCCGTGGAGGTTGATATCTAAGCGATATTTAACCTATATCGAACCGATACCTAGGGCGATTGAAGCAGGGCAAATTTCACGCTCTGCCTGCTTGCAGCCGCCGCTGTGTTCACAGGAGTACGCCATGTCAAATGCACTGTTTAGCTCTCAGCAACAGCCCTCGCTGCAAAGCGGCGGGGTGGCGCCTATGTCTTTGCGTACCCGTGTTCGTCTGGCGGGGGCGCAGCTGCTGCTGGCTGGCGCTGGTTGGCTGGCGTTTGCACCAGCCGCACATGCTGATCTGTGGGCTTATGTGGATGAATTTGGCGTCACCCACTTTGCGGCGGAGGCGCTCGATGAACGCTACAAGCTGTTTTTTAAAGGTGAGCGCTATGACAGCAATCAACCCGGTCTGCGCCCTGATGCTGCCGCTCAAGGTTTAACGGCCCGCACGCGCACGCAAAACTTTTTTGAAGTTTCTCCGCGCTATAAAAGCGTAAGGCCTCATCTGCAAAAAGCGGCTGAGCGCACGGGTGTGGAGTACGACTTGCTCAAAGCCGTGATTGCGGTGGAGTCTGGTTTTGATTCCGCTGCAGTCTCGCCCAAGGGCGCCGTCGGCTTGATGCAGTTAATGCCCGCTACCGCTGAGCGCTTTGGCGTGGCGGCTAGCAAAAAGCGCAGCATGCAAGAGCAACTGGCAGACCCGGCGGTGAATATTCCTGCCGGTGCGCGCTACCTCAGCTACCTGATGGGCTTGTTCCCCGGGCGGCTTGACTTGGTGCTGGCGGCTTACAACGCAGGCGAAGGCGCGGTGCAAAAGTTTGGCAAGGCCATTCCGCCCTACAAAGAAACGATGAATTACGTCAAAGCAGTCACAGGCATTTATGAGCAACTGCAAGCGGCCAAGCCGCTGAGCGGCCGCTCCAGTGCTGCAGCCACTGCAGCAGGCAAGAGCGGCTCTCGCGTTCGCATGACCTTGGCTAGCCCCGACGTTCAGCTACCTTGATTCGCCGCTGAGGCGATATTTGGAAAATTACTAAGAATTCATGAGCGATCAAACCACACCGGATTTGTCTCTACAAGCCGCTGGCGATGTACTGGACTTGGGTCAATACGCGCAGCGCGCCTATCTCGAATATGCACTTTCGGTCGTCAAAGGCCGCGCTCTGCCCGATGTCTGCGACGGCTTAAAGCCCGTGCAGCGTCGCATTCTCTATGCGATGGACCGCATGGGCCTGAGCTACAGCGGGAACAACGGCAACACGGCGGCCAAGCCCGTCAAAAGCGCCCGCGTGGTGGGTGATGTGCTGGGCCGTTTTCACCCACACGGTGACCAGTCTGCCTACGACGCACTGGTGCGCATGGCGCAAGACTTTAACCAGCGCTACCCGCTGGTTGATGGCCAAGGCAACTTCGGCAGCCGCGACGGTGACGGCGCAGCCGCCATGCGTTACACCGAAGCGCGCTTGTCCAAAATCACCAGCTTGCTTCTCGATGAAATCGACATGGGCACGGTGGACTTTGTGCCCAACTACGACGGCAGCACGCAAGAGCCAAGGCAGTTGCCGGCTCGCCTGCCGTTTTCGCTGCTCAACGGCGCAAGCGGCATTGCCGTGGGTTTGGCCACTGAAATCCCAAGCCACAACTTGGTGGAAGTGGCCACGGCTTGCGTGAGCTTGATCAAAAAGCCCAACCTGACCGAAGAAGAGTTGCTGGCGATGATTCCCGGCCCAGACTATCCGGGCGGCGGCCAGATCATCTCTTCCAGTAGCGATATTGCCGATGCCTACCGCACTGGTCGCGGCAGCCTCAAGGTGCGTGCGCGCTGGAAGATTGAAGAGCTGGCGCGTGGCCAGTGGCAGTTGGTGGTGACCGAGCTGCCCCCCGGCGTTTCTACCCAGAAGGTGCTTGAAGAGATCGAGGACATCACCAACCCCAAGGTCAAGACCGGCAAAAAGACGTTGACGCAAGAGCAAACTCAGCTCAAAGCCAGCATCTTGGCCGTGCTCGACTGCGTGCGCGATGAGTCTGGCAAAGATGCACCGGTGCGCATTGTGCTTGAGCCCAAGACCGGAAAAACGCCGCAGTCTGAGCTGATTACAGCGCTGTTAGCCCATACCAGCCTGGAGTCGTCTAGCTCCATCAACCTGACCAGCATTGGTCTGGATGGCCGCCCTGTGCAGAAGTCGCTGCGCCTGATGCTCGAAGAGTGGATTGCCTTTCGCTTTCAGACCGTCACGCGCCGCAGCCAACACCGCTTGGCCAAGGTGCTGGACCGCATCCATATTCTGGAAGGCCGTCAGGCCGTTTTGCTCAATATCGATCAGGTCATTGCCATCATTCGCGCCAGCGATGAGCCCAAGCAGGCACTGATTGAAGAGTTCAAACTCTCCGAGCGTCAGGCCGAGGACATTCTTGAAATTCGCCTGCGCCAACTGGCGCGGCTTGAAGCCATCAAGATCGAGCAGGAACTCAAAGAGCTGCGCACCGAACAGGGCAAGCTCGACGATATTCTGGGCAGCGAAGCGACCATGCGCCGCCTGATCTGCAAAGAAATCGAAGCTGATTCCAAAACCTTTGGCGACGCACGCCGCACGCTGATCCACGAGGAAAAGAAGGTTGTGGCCGAGGTCAAAGTGGTGGACGAGCCCACCACCGTCATCATCTCCGACAAGGGCTGGGTGCGCACGCGCCAAGGCCATGGCGTGGATGCGGCCACCCTCAGCTTCAAGGCGGGCGATAGCCTGTACGGCACGTTTGAATGCCGCACCGTCGATCAGCTACTGGCCTTTGGCAGCAATGGCCGTATTTACTCCGTGCCCGTGTCGGCCTTGCCCGGCGGGCGCGGTGATGGCCAGCCTGTCACCACGCTGATCGAGCTAGAAGCAGGTACGCAGCTGCTGTACTACTTTGCCGGTGCAGAAAGCACGCAACTGCTGCTGTCAGGCTCGGGCTCTTACGGCTTTATGGCAGCAGTGGGCGACATGCTCTCGCGCCAGAAGGCCGGCAAAGCCTTTGTCACGCTAGGCGAAGGCGAGACTTTGTGCGCTCCATCCGTCGTACAAGGCGTTCCCGTGAATGCGCGAGCTGAAACGGTGGAGGGCGGCGAGCAGGGCGCGGGTCTGCTCAAGGCTGCTACACATGTGATTTGTGCATCGGTGGGTGGCCGTATTTTGACGTTCGAGATCGGCGAACTCAAAGCCATGCCCAAGGGCGGGCGCGGCCTCATGCTCATCAGTTTGGAAGACAAGGACACACTGGCAGGAGCCGCCGCCTACACGCGCAGCATTCGTCTGGATGGCGTGGGCCGTGGCGGCAAGGTCAAGAGCGAGACGCTGGAGATTCGCAGCCTCAACAAC is part of the Comamonas sp. Y33R10-2 genome and harbors:
- a CDS encoding lytic transglycosylase domain-containing protein → MSNALFSSQQQPSLQSGGVAPMSLRTRVRLAGAQLLLAGAGWLAFAPAAHADLWAYVDEFGVTHFAAEALDERYKLFFKGERYDSNQPGLRPDAAAQGLTARTRTQNFFEVSPRYKSVRPHLQKAAERTGVEYDLLKAVIAVESGFDSAAVSPKGAVGLMQLMPATAERFGVAASKKRSMQEQLADPAVNIPAGARYLSYLMGLFPGRLDLVLAAYNAGEGAVQKFGKAIPPYKETMNYVKAVTGIYEQLQAAKPLSGRSSAAATAAGKSGSRVRMTLASPDVQLP
- the parC gene encoding DNA topoisomerase IV subunit A: MSDQTTPDLSLQAAGDVLDLGQYAQRAYLEYALSVVKGRALPDVCDGLKPVQRRILYAMDRMGLSYSGNNGNTAAKPVKSARVVGDVLGRFHPHGDQSAYDALVRMAQDFNQRYPLVDGQGNFGSRDGDGAAAMRYTEARLSKITSLLLDEIDMGTVDFVPNYDGSTQEPRQLPARLPFSLLNGASGIAVGLATEIPSHNLVEVATACVSLIKKPNLTEEELLAMIPGPDYPGGGQIISSSSDIADAYRTGRGSLKVRARWKIEELARGQWQLVVTELPPGVSTQKVLEEIEDITNPKVKTGKKTLTQEQTQLKASILAVLDCVRDESGKDAPVRIVLEPKTGKTPQSELITALLAHTSLESSSSINLTSIGLDGRPVQKSLRLMLEEWIAFRFQTVTRRSQHRLAKVLDRIHILEGRQAVLLNIDQVIAIIRASDEPKQALIEEFKLSERQAEDILEIRLRQLARLEAIKIEQELKELRTEQGKLDDILGSEATMRRLICKEIEADSKTFGDARRTLIHEEKKVVAEVKVVDEPTTVIISDKGWVRTRQGHGVDAATLSFKAGDSLYGTFECRTVDQLLAFGSNGRIYSVPVSALPGGRGDGQPVTTLIELEAGTQLLYYFAGAESTQLLLSGSGSYGFMAAVGDMLSRQKAGKAFVTLGEGETLCAPSVVQGVPVNARAETVEGGEQGAGLLKAATHVICASVGGRILTFEIGELKAMPKGGRGLMLISLEDKDTLAGAAAYTRSIRLDGVGRGGKVKSETLEIRSLNNARGNRGRKGKAADLGFKPQAVTRVE